A window of the Streptomyces sp. JB150 genome harbors these coding sequences:
- a CDS encoding DUF6278 family protein, with product MNIPFLGHRRTEHGAPDPAGIAGLLAECELLRSQAGQAGVRLDDTPASLEALDQLPPRWRDDAEMLLRLGNDAGLYLGTVVVRTVPGAAWEIRSDGQPVVLLPSGREVDVVAAGQEWAASGVPELSQLYAEVAET from the coding sequence ATGAACATCCCTTTCCTGGGCCATCGGCGCACGGAGCACGGGGCGCCCGATCCCGCGGGCATCGCCGGACTCCTGGCCGAGTGCGAGCTGCTGCGGTCCCAGGCGGGGCAGGCGGGGGTCCGCCTCGACGACACGCCGGCCTCCCTGGAGGCGCTGGACCAGCTGCCGCCGCGCTGGCGGGACGACGCGGAGATGCTGCTCCGGCTGGGCAACGACGCAGGCCTGTACCTGGGCACCGTCGTCGTGCGGACCGTGCCGGGCGCGGCCTGGGAGATCCGCTCCGACGGACAGCCGGTCGTCCTGCTCCCCTCCGGCCGCGAGGTGGACGTGGTGGCCGCCGGACAGGAGTGGGCGGCCAGTGGGGTGCCCGAGCTGTCCCAGCTGTACGCCGAGGTCGCGGAGACCTGA
- a CDS encoding SGNH/GDSL hydrolase family protein, with the protein MRRGVRGLAVVLLVCASVIPAATAQATGERRAGPRPITQLFDNRAVSDDARPAGADFDGAGASLSARDLAAAGWTPGRALTVQGARLTWPKRAPGEPDNVVADGQAVRVHGRGDALAFLVTGTTGQDVTGSGTVGYADGSRSSYLLTAPDWRRGPLATKAVALPHINTPAGQLAEQARLYVVTVPVAPGREVVSVRLPRAAGLHVFAVSVRAAARGWTGSWSAATSGYPSVGPWTDRTLRLVVHTSAGGPRVRLRFDNTFAAAPVRIGSATVAVQDAGAAAAGSPVPVRFRGAPGTAVPAGAQAYSDPLDFEVPSDTSLLVSFHLPGTVPAAPVHRLAQQRSYVSEAGDHAADATGGAYTTVITSWPLLTGVDVGGGPGSVVLLGDSITDGDKSTVDANRRWPNVLARRLLAQTGVPRYGVLNQGISANRVVTDVYPGDGVSAASGGVSALHRLDRDVLAQTSARTVVVFQGVNDVRWGTSAARVTAGLREIADRARARGLRVLAATILPCEGEARCTAAVDTERTAVNDWIRRAGVFDGVLDFDAVVRDPARPSRMLPAYDSGDHLHPGDAGLAALAESVDLRSL; encoded by the coding sequence GTGCGTCGAGGGGTCCGAGGGCTCGCGGTCGTCCTCCTGGTGTGCGCGTCCGTGATCCCGGCGGCCACCGCGCAGGCCACCGGCGAGCGCCGCGCCGGCCCACGGCCGATCACCCAGCTGTTCGACAACCGGGCCGTCAGCGACGACGCCCGCCCGGCCGGCGCGGACTTCGACGGCGCCGGCGCCTCGCTGTCCGCCCGGGACCTGGCCGCGGCCGGCTGGACGCCCGGCCGCGCGCTCACCGTGCAGGGCGCCCGGCTCACCTGGCCGAAACGGGCCCCGGGCGAGCCGGACAACGTCGTCGCCGACGGCCAGGCGGTGCGCGTGCACGGCCGCGGCGACGCCCTCGCCTTCCTCGTCACCGGCACCACCGGACAGGACGTCACCGGCTCGGGCACCGTCGGGTACGCCGACGGCTCCCGCTCCTCCTACCTGCTGACCGCCCCCGACTGGCGCCGCGGTCCCCTCGCCACCAAGGCGGTGGCCCTGCCGCACATCAACACGCCCGCCGGACAACTCGCCGAGCAGGCCCGGCTGTACGTCGTGACGGTGCCGGTCGCGCCGGGCCGCGAGGTGGTCTCGGTACGGCTGCCGCGCGCGGCCGGACTGCATGTGTTCGCGGTGTCGGTGCGGGCGGCGGCGCGCGGCTGGACCGGCAGCTGGTCGGCGGCGACCTCCGGTTATCCGTCCGTCGGGCCGTGGACCGACCGGACGCTGCGGCTGGTGGTGCACACCTCGGCGGGCGGGCCGCGGGTGCGGCTGCGCTTCGACAACACCTTCGCCGCCGCCCCGGTGCGGATCGGCAGCGCCACCGTCGCCGTCCAGGACGCGGGCGCGGCCGCGGCCGGCAGCCCGGTGCCGGTGCGGTTCCGCGGCGCGCCGGGCACCGCCGTCCCGGCCGGCGCCCAGGCCTACAGCGACCCCCTCGACTTCGAGGTGCCGTCGGACACCAGTCTGCTGGTCAGCTTCCACCTCCCGGGCACGGTGCCCGCGGCGCCCGTGCACCGGCTCGCCCAGCAGCGGTCGTACGTCAGCGAGGCCGGCGACCACGCGGCCGACGCCACGGGCGGCGCGTACACCACGGTCATCACCAGCTGGCCGCTGCTGACCGGCGTCGACGTGGGCGGCGGGCCGGGCTCGGTGGTGCTGCTCGGCGACTCCATCACGGACGGCGACAAGTCGACGGTGGACGCCAACCGGCGCTGGCCGAACGTGCTGGCCCGGCGGCTGCTGGCGCAGACCGGGGTGCCGCGCTACGGCGTGCTCAACCAGGGCATCTCGGCGAACCGCGTGGTCACCGACGTCTACCCCGGCGACGGGGTTTCGGCCGCCTCGGGCGGGGTGAGCGCCCTGCACCGGCTCGACCGGGACGTCCTCGCCCAGACCTCGGCGCGCACGGTGGTCGTCTTCCAGGGCGTCAACGACGTGCGCTGGGGGACGAGCGCGGCGCGGGTGACGGCCGGGCTGCGGGAGATCGCCGACCGCGCGCGCGCCCGCGGGCTGCGGGTGCTGGCGGCGACGATCCTGCCGTGCGAGGGCGAGGCGCGGTGCACCGCCGCCGTCGACACCGAGCGGACCGCCGTCAACGACTGGATCCGCCGGGCCGGTGTGTTCGACGGGGTGCTGGACTTCGACGCGGTGGTCCGGGACCCGGCGCGGCCGTCGCGGATGCTGCCCGCGTACGACAGCGGGGACCATCTGCACCCGGGCGACGCCGGGCTCGCGGCGCTGGCGGAGTCGGTGGACCTGCGGTCGCTGTGA
- the ggt gene encoding gamma-glutamyltransferase: protein MRRPVVRKLSVLAVSAAVVSVGAAAPPTASRTAPEKVPVAVGHGGAVASVDPDASAAGIEVLRKGGNAVDAAVATAAALGVTEPYSAGIGGGGYFVYYDAGSRTVHTLDGRETAPLTAGSGLFLENGKPVPFAEAVSSGLAVGTPGTPATWRAALDKWGSKRLGTLLKPAVRLARDGFTVDTTFRAQTAANETRFRYFPDTAELFLPGGQLPVVGSTFKNPDLARTYEELARKGTGALYRGDLAEDIVATVNKPPVDPASGWNARPGDLSEKDLAAYRVRSQAPTRTTYRGLGVYSMAPSSSGGTTVGEALNILERTDLSKASQARYLHRFIEAGRVAFADRGRWVGDPAFEDVPTRELLSQRYADTRGCLIKDDAVLTSPLAPGDPRHPADCGTTGPAAPTTYEGDSTTHLTVADKWGNVVSYTLTIEQTGGSGITVPGRGFLLNNELTDFSFAPANPAVHDPNLPGPGKRPRSSMSPTIVLDRHDRPVVALGSPGGATIITTVLQTLTGFLDRGLPLVDAIAAPRASQRNAATTELEPGLYDSAVRAELERIGHAFRLNPEIGAATGVQRLPGGKWLAAAETVRRGGGSAMVVRPAP from the coding sequence ATGCGTCGTCCCGTCGTACGCAAGCTGTCCGTCCTGGCGGTCTCGGCCGCCGTGGTGTCGGTGGGAGCGGCCGCCCCGCCCACCGCTTCCCGGACCGCTCCCGAGAAGGTACCGGTCGCCGTCGGCCACGGCGGCGCCGTCGCCAGCGTCGACCCGGACGCCTCCGCCGCCGGCATCGAGGTGCTGAGGAAGGGCGGCAACGCCGTCGACGCGGCCGTCGCCACCGCCGCCGCGCTCGGCGTCACCGAGCCGTACTCCGCGGGCATCGGCGGAGGCGGCTACTTCGTCTACTACGACGCCGGGTCCCGCACCGTGCACACCCTCGACGGCCGCGAAACGGCCCCGCTCACCGCGGGCTCCGGCCTCTTCCTGGAGAACGGCAAGCCGGTCCCGTTCGCCGAGGCCGTCAGCAGCGGCCTCGCCGTCGGCACCCCCGGCACCCCCGCCACCTGGCGCGCCGCCCTCGACAAGTGGGGCAGCAAACGGCTCGGCACGCTCCTGAAGCCCGCCGTGCGGCTCGCCCGCGACGGCTTCACCGTCGACACCACCTTCCGCGCGCAGACCGCCGCCAACGAGACCCGCTTCCGGTACTTCCCCGACACCGCCGAGCTGTTCCTGCCGGGCGGGCAACTGCCCGTCGTCGGCTCGACGTTCAAGAACCCCGACCTGGCCCGCACCTACGAGGAGCTGGCCCGCAAGGGCACCGGCGCCCTCTACCGCGGCGACCTCGCCGAGGACATCGTCGCCACCGTCAACAAGCCGCCCGTGGACCCGGCCTCCGGCTGGAACGCCCGCCCCGGCGACCTGTCCGAGAAGGACCTGGCCGCCTACCGCGTCAGGTCCCAGGCCCCCACCCGCACCACCTACCGCGGCCTCGGCGTCTACTCCATGGCCCCGTCCTCCTCCGGTGGCACCACCGTCGGCGAGGCGCTCAACATCCTCGAGCGCACCGACCTGTCGAAGGCGAGCCAAGCCCGCTACCTGCACCGCTTCATCGAGGCCGGCCGCGTCGCCTTCGCCGACCGGGGGCGCTGGGTCGGCGACCCGGCCTTCGAGGACGTACCGACCAGGGAACTGCTGTCGCAGCGGTACGCCGACACGCGCGGCTGCCTCATCAAGGACGACGCGGTGCTCACCAGCCCGCTCGCGCCCGGCGACCCGCGCCACCCCGCCGACTGCGGCACCACGGGCCCCGCGGCGCCCACCACGTACGAGGGCGACAGCACCACCCATCTGACGGTCGCCGACAAGTGGGGCAACGTCGTCTCCTACACCCTCACCATCGAGCAGACCGGCGGCAGCGGCATCACCGTGCCCGGCCGCGGCTTCCTGCTCAACAACGAGCTGACGGACTTCTCCTTCGCCCCCGCCAACCCGGCCGTCCACGACCCGAACCTGCCCGGACCGGGCAAGCGGCCCCGCTCGTCGATGTCCCCGACGATCGTCCTGGACCGCCACGACCGGCCCGTCGTCGCCCTCGGCTCGCCCGGCGGCGCCACGATCATCACCACCGTGCTGCAGACCCTGACCGGCTTCCTCGACCGCGGCCTGCCGCTCGTCGACGCCATCGCCGCCCCGCGCGCCAGCCAGCGCAACGCGGCCACCACCGAACTCGAACCCGGCCTGTACGACAGCGCGGTGCGCGCCGAACTGGAGCGCATCGGCCACGCCTTCCGCCTCAACCCCGAGATCGGCGCCGCCACCGGCGTCCAGCGCCTGCCCGGCGGCAAGTGGCTCGCGGCGGCCGAGACGGTACGCCGGGGCGGCGGCTCGGCGATGGTGGTGCGACCCGCG
- a CDS encoding CocE/NonD family hydrolase, whose protein sequence is MGVHRKALRTTAVGAVSATLIAGGALTAAPAAHATTGGVRFVDITGDGGTTLKANVVTPAGTDGSHRYPLIVLPTSWATPQVEYLAQAQRLADSGYVVVTYNVRGFWQSGGHIEVAGPPDIADASKVIDWALAHTPSDPGKVGMAGVSYGAGISLLTAAHDERVRAVAALSGWADLIDSIYSGRTQHAQAAALLQGAGSLTGRPSAELQQVFQDFFASDLDKEDEMIAWGAKRSPATHLDRINAHGTAVMLANAWGDTIFPPNQYADFFEKLTGPKRLQLRPGDHATAEATGLLGLPNDVWTDTRRWFDHHLKGEANGVDREQPVRLKSRTGGGYETYPDWKSVAATQRKIALGGTTTIDTNVNSGADGGVIFLSNLLDQIAQVPPVTSVPLLPRRWAAVWQSQPYATTQRVRGTATLHTTVTSTKESGTLVAYLYDVGPLGLGKLVSNAPYTFHGRTPGQPFGVDLELFSTAYDVPAGHRLALVVDTVDPLYIEHNPSGARLTFSSPANDPSYVSIPLREQ, encoded by the coding sequence GTGGGAGTCCATCGCAAGGCCCTGCGCACCACCGCCGTGGGCGCCGTCTCCGCGACCCTGATCGCCGGTGGCGCCCTCACCGCCGCTCCCGCCGCCCACGCCACGACCGGCGGAGTGCGGTTCGTCGACATCACCGGCGACGGCGGTACGACGCTCAAGGCGAACGTCGTCACCCCCGCGGGCACCGACGGCTCGCACCGCTACCCGCTGATCGTGCTGCCCACGAGCTGGGCCACGCCCCAGGTCGAGTATTTGGCCCAGGCGCAGCGGCTCGCCGACTCCGGTTATGTGGTGGTCACCTACAACGTGCGCGGGTTCTGGCAGTCCGGCGGCCATATCGAGGTCGCGGGTCCACCGGACATAGCCGACGCGTCGAAGGTCATCGACTGGGCGCTGGCCCACACCCCGTCCGACCCGGGCAAGGTCGGCATGGCGGGCGTCTCCTACGGCGCCGGGATCAGCCTGCTCACCGCCGCCCACGACGAGCGGGTCAGGGCGGTCGCCGCGCTCAGCGGCTGGGCCGACCTGATCGACTCCATCTACTCCGGCCGCACCCAGCACGCCCAGGCCGCCGCGCTGCTCCAGGGCGCGGGTTCCCTCACCGGCCGCCCGAGCGCGGAACTGCAGCAGGTCTTCCAGGACTTCTTCGCGTCCGACCTGGACAAGGAGGACGAGATGATCGCCTGGGGGGCGAAGCGCTCCCCCGCCACCCACCTGGACCGGATCAACGCCCACGGCACGGCCGTCATGCTCGCCAACGCCTGGGGCGACACCATCTTCCCGCCCAACCAGTACGCTGACTTCTTCGAGAAGCTGACCGGCCCGAAAAGACTCCAGCTGCGCCCCGGCGACCACGCGACCGCCGAGGCGACGGGCCTGCTGGGGCTGCCCAACGACGTCTGGACGGACACCCGGCGCTGGTTCGACCACCACCTCAAGGGCGAGGCCAACGGCGTGGACCGGGAGCAGCCGGTGCGCCTGAAGTCCCGCACCGGAGGCGGTTACGAGACGTATCCCGACTGGAAGTCCGTCGCCGCGACCCAGCGGAAGATCGCCCTCGGGGGCACCACGACCATCGACACGAACGTCAACTCCGGCGCGGACGGCGGTGTCATCTTCCTGTCGAACCTGCTCGACCAGATCGCCCAGGTGCCGCCGGTCACCTCGGTCCCCCTGCTCCCCCGGCGCTGGGCCGCCGTCTGGCAGTCGCAGCCGTACGCCACCACCCAGCGGGTGCGCGGCACCGCCACGCTGCACACCACGGTGACCTCGACCAAGGAGAGCGGAACCCTCGTCGCGTACCTCTACGACGTGGGCCCGCTCGGCCTCGGCAAGCTGGTCAGCAACGCGCCGTACACCTTCCACGGACGGACGCCGGGTCAGCCGTTCGGCGTCGACCTGGAGTTGTTCTCCACGGCCTACGACGTTCCGGCAGGGCACCGGCTCGCCCTGGTCGTCGACACGGTCGACCCGCTCTACATCGAGCACAACCCGTCCGGCGCACGGCTGACCTTCTCCTCGCCGGCGAACGACCCGTCATACGTGTCGATTCCGCTGCGCGAGCAGTGA